Proteins from a genomic interval of Denticeps clupeoides chromosome 20, fDenClu1.1, whole genome shotgun sequence:
- the LOC114770616 gene encoding HLA class I histocompatibility antigen, alpha chain F-like — MAGEVCSLWEEQSGEKSPQVSLLQTDSSSPVVCHATGFYPDKVKISWQKDGQELHEDVHVNETLPNHDGTFQKRAKLKVTPDVWKKNQFTCVVEHKSGDPIHMILTEEKIRTNSAGNNVPGIIAGLVVAALVLIAVVVGVVMVVKRRSESDADSGADLVT, encoded by the exons ATGGCTGGAGAAGTTTGTTCATTATGGGAAGAGcagtctggagagaaaag tcctcaggtgtctctgctgcagacagactcctcctctccagtggtctgtcacgctacaggtttctaccctgataaggtgaagatcagctggcagaaagatggacaggagcTGCATGAAGATGTACATGTGAATGAGACGTTGCCCAACCAtgatggaaccttccagaaacgtgcaaaactcaaagtgacccctgatgtgtggaagaagaaccagttcacctgtgtggtggagcacaagagtggagacccaatccacatgatcctgactgaggagaagatcCGGACCAACAGTGCAG gtaataatgttccaggcatcATTGCTGGGTTGGTTgttgctgctctcgttctcatcgctgtggttgttggtgttgtgatggttgtgaagagaagatcag aGTCTGATGCAGACTCTGGAGCAGATCTGGTCACATAG
- the LOC114770120 gene encoding major histocompatibility complex class I-related gene protein-like — MKIFCLVILLLLVLKTDVCSGEVHTLQRRCCLQWDDETGNTNRDDRFGYDGDDLFTSGQALVTTQKWLEADDDYKCVTNERVQWLEKFVHYGKSSLERKVPPQVSLLQTDPSSPVVCHATGFYPDKVKISWQKDGQELHEDVDVGKTLPNHDGTFQKHAKLKVTPDVWKKNQFTCVVEHKSGDPIHMILTEEKIRTNSAGNNVPGIIAGSVVAALVLIAVVVGVVMVVKRRSEPDADSGADLVTYDADGAVRISGRMMLFYTRDKDSC; from the exons atgaagattttttgcCTTGTGATCCTTCTCCTTCTGGTCCTGAAAACTGATGTTTGCTCTGGAG AAGTGCACACTTTACAGAGGAGGTGTTGCCTTCAGTGGGATGATGAGACAGGAAACACCAATAGAGACGATCGGTTTGGATATGATGGTGATGATTTGTTCACCTCTGGACAAGCGCTGGTCACCACACAGAAATGGCTTGAAGCTGATGATGATTATAAATGTGTGACCAATGAACGTGTTCAATGGCTGGAGAAGTTTGTTCATTATGGGAAGAGcagtctggagagaaaag tccctcctcaggtgtctctgctgcagacagacccctcctctccagtggtctgtcacgctacaggtttctaccctgataaggtgaagatcagctggcagaaagatggacaggagctgcatgaagatgtagatgttggtaagacgttgcccaaccatgatggaaccttccagaaacatGCAAAACTCAAAGTGACCcctgatgtgtggaagaagaaccagttcacctgtgtggtggagcacaagagtggagacccaatccacatgatcctgactgaggagaagatcCGGACCAACAGTGCAG gtaataatgttccaggcatcATTGCTGGGTCGGTTgttgctgctctcgttctcatcgctgtggttgttggtgttgtgatggttgtgaagagaagatcag aGCCTGATGCAGACTCTGGAGCAGATCTGGTCACATA TGATGCAGACGGCGCTGTTCGTATATCTGGCCGTATGATGCTGTTCTACACCAGAGACAAAGACTCCTGCTGA